The window TATTGTAGACCGAGCGCCGTCCACCAGCACCTGCATGCGCCGCGAGAACTGGTCACTCAGGCCATGACTGGTCACTGAGTGGGTATGGCCGCTGGGTGAGCCGACCTGGAAACCGGGAACGAGTCGCAGCAGCTCATAGACTTCACGGGCACCGCTGGCCTCGATCATCTCGCGGTCGATTACCGTAATCGCCGCCGGAGCGTCATGCAGTGACTGGTGCAACCGGGTGCCGGACAACACGACTGGAATTTCGGAAAAGAAATCCGCCTCGTCCTGCGACCACGCCACGGCTGCCGGCGTCAATAGGCAGCACACGGTAAGTACCGCGTGCTGGAACAGGAAAGACCAAATCCGCAAGCTGATTTGCCTCATCGCTCTTATCGGCTAATGGCTGACGAGCGATCTATGGTAGCGCACAGGGAAAAGAAAAGCCCATATCCTGGCGGCGGTGAGCTAACGCACAGCAAGTCCTATCTTGAATACCTCTTGGGCTTTAGCCCAGGCATCCGGGCTTCCTCCTAAGGGTTCTACTTCAACCATTCGCGCGCGGTCGCGGTGACCGCCGATACGGCCGGATGTGAGATCCGGCGCTCGGTCGAGATCGCGTAGTACTGCTCGCGCACCGCCTCCGTACTGCC of the Pseudomonadota bacterium genome contains:
- a CDS encoding TonB-dependent receptor plug domain-containing protein is translated as MRQISLRIWSFLFQHAVLTVCCLLTPAAVAWSQDEADFFSEIPVVLSGTRLHQSLHDAPAAITVIDREMIEASGAREVYELLRLVPGFQVGSPSGHTHSVTSHGLSDQFSRRMQVLVDGARSTIPPSAAWNGPTCHWPSMISIASR